A portion of the Edaphobacter bradus genome contains these proteins:
- a CDS encoding hemolysin family protein, giving the protein MLEWVLFRVIMVAFFILANSFFVAAEFAIVSVRETRIQQLISLGRPGARTALKLKHTIDEFLPAVQLGVTLAALALGWVGEPAVADVILRVATSWFRVLPEHGVLYAHTLAVILAFGLITYFEVLLGELVPKSLALQRAERIALAVAGPMDVFIRITRPVVKLMNASAAVVLHLFRAPLRGEGAVHSPEELKLIATATRRMGLLPAFQEEIIHRAIELNHLVVREIMTPRGKIFSLPADMDIEQASARIVEEQHSRVPVYDPSGNGPSTGRDNIIGVVYSKDISRLMHLRSVALSLGGKGSSGLTLRQVMRSVTLVPETKLAMELLQEFQQYRRQVAIVVDEFGSTTGLITAEDILEQIVGELDDEFDVRSALPTATGVMTLDGSTSLRDLTTQLHWAFPREAGVETLAGFLLAHLGHIPSSGESVIYDGRRYTVVEMTGHRISRVKVEPVTTPPNTAEAASREAAI; this is encoded by the coding sequence ATGCTCGAGTGGGTTCTCTTCCGCGTCATTATGGTGGCCTTTTTCATTCTGGCCAACAGTTTCTTTGTCGCGGCGGAGTTCGCCATCGTCAGTGTCCGCGAGACGCGCATCCAGCAGCTCATCTCCCTCGGCCGTCCCGGAGCCCGCACGGCCCTTAAGCTCAAGCACACCATTGACGAGTTTCTTCCCGCCGTACAGCTCGGCGTCACCCTCGCCGCCCTCGCCCTCGGCTGGGTCGGCGAGCCTGCTGTCGCCGACGTCATTCTCCGCGTCGCTACCTCCTGGTTCCGAGTACTGCCGGAGCACGGGGTCCTTTACGCCCACACCCTCGCTGTCATCCTCGCGTTCGGGCTCATCACCTACTTCGAGGTTCTTCTCGGGGAACTCGTTCCCAAGTCACTGGCCCTCCAGCGCGCCGAGCGCATAGCTCTCGCCGTCGCCGGACCCATGGACGTCTTTATCCGCATCACCCGCCCCGTCGTCAAGCTCATGAACGCCTCTGCCGCCGTGGTTCTGCACCTCTTCCGTGCGCCGCTGCGGGGCGAAGGGGCCGTCCACTCGCCCGAGGAGCTCAAGCTCATCGCCACTGCAACCCGTCGCATGGGCCTCCTGCCTGCCTTTCAGGAGGAGATCATCCACCGCGCCATCGAGCTCAACCACCTCGTCGTGCGCGAGATCATGACTCCCCGCGGCAAGATATTCTCTCTCCCCGCCGACATGGACATCGAACAGGCCAGCGCCCGTATCGTCGAGGAGCAGCACTCCCGCGTCCCCGTCTACGATCCCTCGGGAAACGGTCCCAGCACCGGCCGCGACAACATCATCGGCGTCGTCTACTCCAAGGACATCTCCCGCCTTATGCACCTCCGCTCCGTCGCGCTCTCGCTCGGCGGTAAAGGATCCTCCGGCCTTACGCTTCGCCAGGTCATGCGCTCCGTGACCCTCGTTCCTGAGACGAAGCTGGCCATGGAGCTCTTGCAGGAGTTCCAGCAGTACCGCCGCCAGGTCGCCATCGTCGTCGACGAGTTTGGCTCCACAACGGGCCTCATCACCGCCGAAGACATCCTTGAGCAGATCGTCGGAGAGCTCGATGACGAGTTCGACGTCCGCTCTGCACTCCCGACTGCCACCGGAGTCATGACGCTCGACGGCAGTACGTCCCTTCGCGATCTCACCACGCAGCTTCACTGGGCCTTCCCGCGCGAAGCTGGCGTCGAGACCCTCGCCGGCTTCCTCCTCGCCCATCTCGGCCACATTCCCTCCTCGGGCGAGAGCGTCATCTACGACGGCCGCCGCTACACCGTCGTCGAGATGACAGGCCACCGCATCAGCCGCGTCAAAGTAGAACCCGTCACTACGCCGCCGAACACCGCCGAGGCGGCAAGCAGGGAAGCGGCCATATGA
- a CDS encoding TetR/AcrR family transcriptional regulator, with protein MTTQHSRTKPNTREHLIDVGLQRIYATGYASTGVKEILDLAGVPKGSFYHYFRSKEAFAEEVLQRYVAEESRRTESIFSDTKFPPLTRLRSYFEEMKCLCGYTGPNNGCLLGNLSIEIAGQSDLLQTLLSRSFNSWQQSIADLLRSAIDRGDLAQTANPDELASFLLNSWEGALVRTKAEKSNQPLETFFHFAFDVLLKK; from the coding sequence ATGACGACACAACATTCCCGGACGAAACCAAATACGCGCGAACATCTGATCGACGTCGGGCTACAGCGCATCTACGCCACTGGATACGCTAGCACCGGGGTCAAGGAGATCCTTGACCTAGCCGGAGTCCCCAAGGGCTCTTTCTACCACTATTTCCGCAGTAAAGAAGCCTTCGCCGAAGAAGTCCTTCAGCGCTACGTCGCCGAGGAGAGTCGCCGGACCGAAAGCATCTTCAGCGACACTAAGTTTCCACCCCTCACACGCCTCCGCAGCTACTTTGAGGAGATGAAGTGCCTCTGCGGATACACAGGCCCCAACAATGGCTGCCTGCTCGGAAATCTAAGCATCGAAATCGCCGGCCAGAGTGATTTGCTTCAAACTCTTCTCAGCAGGTCCTTCAACTCCTGGCAGCAGTCGATCGCAGATCTACTCCGCTCGGCTATTGATCGCGGCGATCTGGCACAAACAGCAAACCCCGACGAACTCGCATCCTTCCTTCTCAACAGTTGGGAGGGCGCTCTCGTCCGCACCAAGGCCGAAAAGAGCAACCAGCCGCTCGAAACCTTCTTTCACTTCGCGTTCGACGTCCTGCTGAAGAAATAG
- the trxA gene encoding thioredoxin yields MAGQFVTEVNDANFEKNVLQSEQPVLVDFWAAWCGPCRALAPVVDEVASHYQGKLKVMKMDVDANTATPMRYGIRGIPALLIFKEGKVAEQIVGYVPKDTIDKSVIKVLA; encoded by the coding sequence ATGGCAGGTCAGTTCGTCACGGAAGTCAACGACGCCAACTTTGAAAAGAACGTCCTACAGTCGGAGCAACCCGTACTCGTGGATTTTTGGGCAGCATGGTGCGGCCCCTGTCGCGCTCTCGCGCCGGTAGTCGATGAGGTTGCTAGCCACTATCAGGGCAAGCTCAAGGTCATGAAGATGGACGTTGACGCCAACACGGCAACCCCCATGCGCTATGGCATCCGCGGCATCCCTGCTTTGCTGATCTTCAAGGAGGGCAAAGTCGCCGAGCAGATCGTCGGCTACGTCCCCAAGGACACCATCGACAAGTCCGTCATCAAGGTCCTCGCGTAA
- the thrC gene encoding threonine synthase yields the protein MKVATHQLRCIDCGARIDGSAVNSIFRCPACNGLYDVIYPWSSIPNGDTPASDSKLPNASALRWLWQERRTSTLPEDQSGVWRFRDLLPIVDNPERVVTLREGNTPLYDLPRCAKAISIDWILAKHQGMNPTGSFKDTGMTAALSVAAERGFEWVACASTGNTSAAMAAYAARAGLRSIVFIPEGKIAWGKLSQSMDYGALTIQLKTDFDGCVQVLTDLVTRFPIYLLNSVNPYRLEGQKTPAFELLEQLEWQVPEHIIVPGGNLANSSALAKGFTEIHHLGLIHRLPKISIIQAEGANPLYRTIEENGGKELIPVKANTRASAIRIGNPASWKKALRALRTTGGWCEQVSEQEIALAKAEIGAEGVGCEPASAVTLAGLKKLVAQGKVGREERAVLILTGHTLKDSDYTIHYHRNELFTEAEQTQLTAAQQAQHAALRKPPIVLEADTNVVFRELESHMKAPQLA from the coding sequence ATGAAAGTCGCGACACATCAGCTCCGATGCATTGATTGCGGTGCCAGGATTGACGGCAGCGCTGTAAACAGCATATTCCGCTGCCCCGCCTGCAATGGTCTGTACGACGTCATTTACCCCTGGTCCTCCATTCCCAACGGAGACACTCCTGCGTCCGACAGCAAGCTTCCCAACGCGAGCGCGCTCCGCTGGCTCTGGCAGGAGCGCCGCACCTCCACCCTGCCCGAGGACCAGTCCGGCGTCTGGCGCTTCCGCGACCTTCTCCCCATCGTCGACAACCCGGAAAGGGTCGTCACCCTTCGCGAGGGCAACACTCCGCTTTACGATCTTCCTCGCTGCGCCAAAGCCATCAGCATCGACTGGATCCTCGCCAAGCACCAGGGCATGAACCCCACCGGCTCCTTCAAAGACACCGGCATGACCGCCGCCCTCTCCGTCGCCGCCGAGCGCGGCTTCGAGTGGGTCGCCTGCGCGTCTACCGGAAATACTTCAGCCGCCATGGCCGCCTACGCCGCCCGCGCCGGCCTGCGCAGTATTGTCTTCATCCCCGAGGGAAAGATCGCCTGGGGCAAGCTCTCCCAGTCTATGGACTACGGAGCCCTCACCATCCAGCTCAAGACCGACTTCGACGGCTGCGTTCAGGTGCTCACCGACCTCGTCACTCGCTTCCCCATCTACCTGCTCAACTCCGTAAACCCCTACCGTCTCGAAGGCCAGAAGACCCCTGCCTTCGAGCTCCTCGAACAGCTTGAGTGGCAGGTCCCTGAGCACATCATCGTCCCCGGCGGCAACCTCGCCAACAGTTCCGCGCTTGCCAAGGGCTTCACCGAGATTCACCACCTCGGCCTCATTCATCGCCTTCCGAAAATCAGCATCATTCAAGCCGAGGGCGCCAACCCGCTTTACCGCACCATCGAAGAGAACGGCGGCAAGGAGCTGATTCCCGTCAAGGCCAACACGCGCGCCTCCGCCATCCGCATCGGGAACCCTGCCTCCTGGAAGAAGGCCCTCCGCGCCCTTCGCACTACCGGCGGCTGGTGCGAGCAGGTCTCCGAGCAGGAGATCGCACTCGCCAAGGCCGAGATTGGAGCCGAAGGCGTTGGCTGTGAGCCCGCCAGCGCGGTCACACTTGCCGGCCTCAAGAAGCTGGTCGCCCAGGGCAAGGTGGGCAGGGAAGAGCGCGCCGTCCTCATCCTCACCGGCCACACCCTCAAAGACTCCGACTACACCATCCATTACCACCGCAACGAGCTCTTCACTGAAGCCGAACAGACCCAACTCACCGCTGCCCAGCAGGCCCAACATGCCGCTCTGCGCAAGCCTCCCATCGTCCTCGAAGCCGACACGAACGTCGTCTTCCGCGAACTCGAGTCCCACATGAAGGCACCCCAGCTCGCATGA
- a CDS encoding amidohydrolase family protein — protein MPLLLASWQVQAQDMAIVGAKVYTSPEAQPTSNTTIIIRNGRIAAVGEHAPIPAAITKISCATCIVFAGFWNTHVHFTEQKWVDASSQPAEKLTQQLQQMLTLSGFTTVVDTASIPDNTIALRHRIEAGEVLGPHIYTAGAGLFPPHALPYYVKDMPPAVLAHLPQPNTPAEAVTEVQKNIAAGTDIVKLFAGSIVSNTHIVPMPLPIAEAAVAAGHEHGQLVFAHPSNLEGTRVAMQSGVDLLAHAPEAVDGIDDVFIGQIVAHHMAMIPTLKLFSGDSDIARIRTIVARFHQLGGKLMFSTDTGFLTDYDVKEEYRQLALAGLNYRDVLAMLTTAPAERFHVSDQKGRIVVGMAGDVTVLSADPASDPLAFTRVLYAIRGGRIIASAP, from the coding sequence ATGCCGCTGCTTCTCGCGTCCTGGCAGGTGCAAGCGCAGGATATGGCGATTGTGGGAGCTAAGGTTTATACCTCACCCGAAGCGCAACCGACCAGCAACACAACCATCATCATCCGCAATGGAAGAATCGCCGCGGTTGGCGAACACGCCCCGATTCCGGCAGCGATAACCAAGATATCGTGCGCAACGTGCATCGTTTTTGCAGGCTTCTGGAACACTCACGTCCACTTTACCGAACAGAAGTGGGTGGACGCTTCCAGTCAGCCGGCTGAAAAACTCACGCAACAGTTGCAACAGATGCTCACGCTTTCGGGTTTCACGACCGTGGTCGATACCGCTTCGATCCCGGATAATACGATTGCTCTGCGTCATCGAATCGAAGCCGGCGAGGTGCTGGGGCCGCACATTTACACGGCAGGAGCCGGACTATTTCCGCCGCATGCCCTTCCGTACTACGTGAAGGATATGCCGCCAGCAGTTCTGGCTCATCTGCCTCAGCCAAATACGCCGGCCGAAGCTGTAACGGAGGTCCAGAAAAACATTGCGGCCGGTACGGATATTGTCAAACTTTTTGCCGGCTCCATTGTTTCCAACACCCATATCGTCCCCATGCCGCTTCCTATCGCTGAGGCGGCAGTCGCAGCAGGTCATGAACACGGGCAGCTCGTCTTCGCCCACCCTTCGAATCTCGAGGGAACTCGCGTAGCAATGCAAAGCGGAGTTGACCTCCTAGCTCATGCTCCGGAGGCCGTCGACGGGATCGACGACGTTTTCATTGGCCAGATTGTCGCTCATCACATGGCGATGATTCCCACTCTCAAACTTTTTTCGGGCGATTCAGATATTGCTCGTATCAGGACGATTGTCGCCAGGTTTCATCAACTCGGAGGAAAGCTTATGTTTAGCACCGACACGGGCTTTCTGACTGACTATGACGTGAAGGAGGAATATCGGCAGCTTGCGCTTGCCGGGTTGAACTACCGGGATGTTCTCGCGATGCTGACAACGGCTCCGGCTGAGAGATTTCATGTCAGCGATCAGAAGGGCCGCATCGTAGTTGGGATGGCGGGTGACGTGACGGTGTTGTCGGCTGATCCTGCCTCAGATCCGCTGGCATTTACGCGTGTTCTCTATGCGATCCGTGGCGGAAGAATTATCGCGAGTGCTCCGTGA
- the thrB gene encoding homoserine kinase yields MTTQPAPLHLRLPATSANLGPGFDSLGLALALYLTIDAVISTENAFLIDATGRDAAQCSVVENNLILTTYVDVLACAGKLAPRLHLSLHNEIPLGMGCGSSAAALLAGVFLANHFGNLDWTGRQILEEACRREGHPDNVAACFHGGMTVSSSSENKVYTATYGNNLNWSLLLALPSTSLSTHKARALLPEHYSRADAVANIQATALLVSAFALNRGDLLHVAMQDRIHQPYRMHACPLLPRLLPLSTAPGVLGVALSGAGPSVLVIAADGPSAAAVPDLIRAAAGDFTLEILETAISTGALQDPALPATP; encoded by the coding sequence ATGACGACCCAACCTGCGCCTCTGCACCTTCGTCTGCCGGCGACCTCCGCCAATCTGGGTCCTGGCTTTGACTCCCTCGGCCTTGCCCTTGCCCTCTACCTCACCATCGACGCAGTTATCTCCACCGAGAACGCCTTCTTGATCGATGCCACCGGGCGGGACGCTGCGCAATGCTCTGTCGTCGAGAACAACCTCATCCTAACCACCTACGTCGACGTCCTCGCCTGCGCCGGCAAGCTCGCTCCACGCCTCCATCTCAGCCTCCACAACGAGATCCCCCTCGGCATGGGCTGTGGCTCGAGCGCAGCCGCTCTCCTCGCGGGAGTTTTCCTGGCCAATCACTTTGGCAACCTTGACTGGACAGGCCGGCAGATCCTCGAAGAGGCCTGCCGCCGCGAGGGCCACCCTGACAACGTCGCCGCATGCTTCCACGGTGGCATGACAGTATCGTCGTCAAGCGAAAATAAAGTATATACAGCAACATACGGGAATAACCTCAACTGGAGCCTTCTGCTTGCGCTCCCTTCGACAAGCCTCTCCACCCACAAGGCCCGCGCTCTACTCCCGGAGCACTACTCCCGCGCTGACGCCGTCGCCAACATTCAGGCGACGGCGCTGCTCGTCTCTGCCTTCGCTCTCAACCGCGGCGATCTCCTCCACGTAGCCATGCAGGACCGCATCCACCAGCCCTACCGGATGCATGCCTGTCCACTTCTACCGCGACTTCTGCCGCTTTCCACCGCCCCCGGTGTTCTCGGGGTCGCCCTCAGCGGAGCCGGTCCCTCCGTCCTCGTCATCGCAGCCGACGGACCATCGGCCGCCGCTGTGCCTGATCTGATTCGCGCCGCCGCCGGAGATTTCACCCTGGAGATACTGGAGACGGCAATCTCTACAGGAGCACTTCAGGACCCTGCCTTACCTGCCACACCCTAA
- a CDS encoding ABC transporter permease: MTISRAVLARPLRRILLTLPVLWVVVSVVFLLIHLVPGDPIVQMLGEGATASDISALRHSYGLDAPLSQQYAHYWRGILHGDLGQSLRLHDSVTHLILQRYPYTLALTIAALIIAIITAIPSGIWSALHRNRWPDRTLGVVSLVGLSFPNFALGPILILIFSISLGWLPVSTAGTGGALDFLLHLILPAITLGLSLAAILTRMVRTAMLEELSQDYIRTARAKGLSENAVVYRHALRNALVPVLTVIGLQFGSLLAGAIVTETIFSWPGIGRLTISAIYNRDYALVQGCILAVGLTYVLVNLLTDIAYTIANPRIRSN, from the coding sequence ATGACGATCTCCCGCGCGGTCCTCGCGCGCCCGCTCCGCCGCATCCTCCTCACTCTCCCTGTCCTCTGGGTAGTCGTCTCTGTCGTCTTCCTGCTCATCCACCTCGTCCCTGGCGACCCCATCGTCCAGATGCTCGGCGAAGGCGCCACCGCCTCCGACATCTCCGCCCTGCGCCACTCCTACGGCCTTGACGCCCCGCTCTCCCAGCAGTATGCCCACTATTGGCGCGGCATCCTCCACGGTGACCTTGGCCAATCCCTGCGCCTCCACGACTCCGTCACGCACCTGATTCTGCAGCGCTACCCCTACACCCTGGCCCTCACGATTGCGGCCCTCATCATCGCCATCATCACCGCGATCCCCTCAGGCATCTGGTCGGCGCTCCATCGCAACCGCTGGCCAGACCGCACCCTCGGCGTCGTCTCCCTCGTCGGACTTTCATTTCCCAACTTCGCCCTCGGCCCCATCCTTATCCTGATTTTCTCCATCAGCCTCGGCTGGCTCCCCGTCTCCACCGCAGGCACCGGAGGCGCGCTCGATTTCCTACTCCACCTCATCCTCCCGGCCATTACCCTCGGCCTCTCACTCGCCGCCATCCTCACCCGCATGGTTCGCACCGCCATGCTCGAAGAGCTCTCGCAGGACTACATCCGCACCGCCCGCGCCAAGGGCCTCAGCGAGAACGCCGTCGTCTACCGCCACGCCCTGCGCAACGCGCTCGTTCCCGTCCTTACGGTCATCGGCCTGCAGTTCGGCTCGCTTCTCGCCGGAGCCATCGTCACCGAGACCATCTTCAGCTGGCCCGGTATCGGCCGCCTCACAATCTCCGCGATCTACAACCGCGACTACGCCCTCGTTCAGGGTTGCATCCTTGCCGTTGGACTCACCTACGTCCTCGTCAATTTACTTACGGACATCGCCTACACCATCGCCAATCCGCGCATTCGCAGCAACTAG
- a CDS encoding SDR family NAD(P)-dependent oxidoreductase codes for MNTQLSKGTALITGASTGIGAVYADRLASRGYDLLLVARDQKRLSELAARLTSKTGRKVDILPADLTLKSDVLRVEERLRSDKTITALVNNAGFGATSKLIDSKIDELENMIQLNVTALTRLTAAALPGFIERSNGLIINIASIVALAPELLNGTYSGTKAYVVNLTQSLHKEVGDKGIQVQAVLPGATSTEFWDRAGLPVQHLPGEIVMTAEEMVDASLAGLDQHELITIPALPDIADWQKFDAARVALGPNLSRRHAADRYGLQK; via the coding sequence ATGAACACTCAGCTCTCCAAAGGCACAGCACTCATCACCGGCGCCTCCACAGGTATCGGCGCAGTCTACGCCGATCGTCTCGCCAGTCGCGGTTATGACCTGCTACTCGTCGCTCGTGATCAGAAGCGCCTGTCCGAGCTCGCCGCCCGCCTCACGTCGAAGACCGGCCGAAAGGTTGACATCCTTCCCGCGGATCTGACCCTCAAGTCCGACGTCCTTCGCGTAGAGGAGCGTCTACGCTCCGACAAGACCATCACCGCTCTCGTCAACAACGCAGGCTTCGGAGCCACCTCGAAACTCATCGACTCGAAGATCGACGAGCTCGAGAACATGATCCAACTCAACGTGACTGCGCTTACCCGCCTCACCGCAGCCGCTCTTCCAGGCTTTATCGAGCGCTCCAACGGCCTCATCATCAACATCGCCTCCATCGTCGCCCTCGCACCGGAGCTGCTCAACGGCACCTACAGCGGCACCAAGGCATACGTCGTCAATCTCACCCAATCTCTCCACAAGGAGGTAGGCGACAAGGGCATACAGGTCCAGGCTGTCCTCCCCGGAGCCACCAGCACCGAGTTCTGGGACCGTGCCGGTCTTCCCGTGCAACATCTTCCCGGAGAGATTGTCATGACCGCCGAAGAGATGGTCGACGCCTCGCTCGCAGGCCTCGATCAGCACGAGCTCATCACCATCCCAGCGCTGCCCGACATCGCTGACTGGCAGAAGTTCGACGCCGCTCGTGTCGCCCTCGGACCGAACCTCTCCCGCAGGCACGCCGCCGATCGCTACGGTCTCCAGAAGTAA